The following coding sequences are from one Kogia breviceps isolate mKogBre1 chromosome X, mKogBre1 haplotype 1, whole genome shotgun sequence window:
- the CXCR3 gene encoding C-X-C chemokine receptor type 3: protein MVPEMSERQEFQASELDFLLENSSYDYGENESDSCCASPPCLQDFSLNFDRAFLPILYSLLFVLGLLGNGAVAAVLLSQRAALSSTDTFLLHLAVADALLVLTLPLWAVDAAVEWVFGSGLCKVAGALFNINFYAGALLLACISFDRYLSIVHATQLYRRGPPTRVALTCVAVWGLCLLFALPDFIFLSAHHDKRLNATHCQYSFPQVGHTALRVLQLVAGFLLPLLVMAYCYARILAVLLVSRGQRRLRAMRLVVVVVVAFALCWTPYHLVVLVDTLMDLGAVARNCGRESSVDVAKSVTSGMGYMHCCLNPLLYAFVGVKFRERMWMLLMRLGCPDQRGHQRQPTASRRDSSWSETTEASYSGL, encoded by the exons ATGGTCCCCGAG aTGAGTGAACGCCAAGAGTTCCAAGCCTCGGAGCTTGACTTCCTCCTGGAAAACTCTTCCTATGACTACGGAGAAAACGAGAGTGACTCTTGCTGtgcctccccaccctgcctgcaGGACTTCAGCCTCAACTTCGACCGGGCCTTCCTGCCCATCCTCTACAGCCTCCTCTTCGTGCTGGGGCTGCTGGGCAATGGCGCCGTGGCGGCCGTGCTGCTGAGCCAGCGGGCGGCCCTCAGCAGCACCGACACCTTCTTGCTGCACTTGGCCGTGGCTGACGCACTGCTGGTGCTGACGCTCCCACTCTGGGCGGTGGACGCGGCCGTCGAGTGGGTCTTCGGCTCCGGCCTCTGCAAAGTGGCAGGTGCCCTCTTCAACATCAACTTCTACGCAGGGGCCCTCCTGCTGGCCTGCATCAGCTTCGACCGGTACCTGAGCATCGTGCATGCCACCCAGCTCTACCGCCGGGGGCCCCCGACCCGCGTGGCCCTCACCTGTGTGGCAGTCTGGGGGCTCTGTCTGCTCTTTGCGCTCCCGGACTTCATCTTCCTGTCCGCCCACCACGACAAGCGCCTCAACGCCACCCACTGCCAGTACAGCTTCCCGCAGGTGGGCCACACGGCCCTGCGTGTTCTGCAGCTGGTCGCTGGTTTCCTGCTGCCCCTGCTGGTCATGGCCTATTGCTATGCCCGCATCCTGGCTGTGCTGCTGGTCTCCAGGGGCCAGCGGCGGCTCAGAGCCATgaggctggtggtggtggtggtggtggccttTGCCCTCTGCTGGACCCCCTACCACCTGGTGGTGCTGGTGGACACCCTCATGGACCTGGGGGCCGTGGCCCGCAACTGTGGCCGAGAAAGCAGTGTAGACGTGGCCAAGTCGGTCACGTCGGGCATGGGCTACATGCACTGCTGCCTCAACCCTCTGCTCTATGCCTTTGTGGGTGTCAAGTTCCGAGAGCGGATGTGGATGCTACTTATGCGCCTGGGCTGCCCCGACCAGAGGGGCCACCAGCGGCAGCCTACAGCTTCCCGCCGGGATTCATCCTGGTCTGAGACCACAGAGGCCTCCTACTCAGGCTTGTGA